The Eleutherodactylus coqui strain aEleCoq1 chromosome 13, aEleCoq1.hap1, whole genome shotgun sequence genome includes a window with the following:
- the LOC136587759 gene encoding heat shock protein 30C-like, giving the protein MFPVRLLQPSYSPLCVCREAALSPRSGTRLMADLLEDDMMHMMKSLERRMNCVNQLLARDMEQRDHLNRSSVDSDRNTSTIDKEGKENFDLTLEVRGFTPEELTVKTEGRRLIVSGKHDKKKTSENGGYFHEYREWRREAELPQDVSPEDILCSLSKDGQLRFQAPRLALPAAKERPISINVTQSPEDGQQNHLEIQSNNPEGEKELNSS; this is encoded by the coding sequence ATGTTTCCTGTGAGACTCCTGCAGccatcatacagccctctgtgtgTCTGCAGGGAGGCTGCCCTCAGTCCCCGGTCAGGTACACGACTCATGGCTGACCTGCTGGAAGATGACATGATGCACATGATGAAGAGCCTGGAGAGAAGAATGAACTGTGTCAACCAGCTTCTGGCCCGGGACATGGAGCAGAGAGACCATCTGAACAGGAGTTCTGTGGACTCTGACAGAAACACTTCCACCATAGACAAGGAGGGGAAGGAGAACTTTGATCTCACCCTGGAAGTCAGAGGCTTTACTCCTGAGGAGCTGACAGTGAAAACAGAAGGCAGGAGACTCATTGTCTCCGGAAAACATGACAAGAAGAAGACTTCAGAGAATGGTGGCTATTTCCACGAGTATAGAGAGTGGAGAAGAGAAGCTGAGCTCCCGCAGGACGTCAGCCCCGAGGACATCCTGTGCTCCCTGTCCAAGGATGGCCAGCTCCGCTTTCAGGCTCCCAGACTGGCGCTGCCCGCTGCTAAAGAAAGGCCTATTTCTATCAATGTTACCCAAAGCCCAGAAGATGGACAACAAAACCACCTGGAGATCCAGAGCAACAAcccagagggagagaaagaacTGAACTCCTCATGA
- the LOC136587653 gene encoding heat shock protein 30C-like, with protein MFPVRLLQPSYSPLCVCREAALSPRSGTRLMADLLEDDMMHMMKSMERRMNCVNQLLARDMEQRDHLNRSSVDSDRNTSTTDKEGKDNFDLTLEVRGFTPEELTVKTEGRRLIVYGKHDKKSSENGGYFHEYREWRREAELPQDVNPEDILCSLSKDGQLRLQAPRLALPAAEERPISINVTQSPEDGQQKIQSKNPEGEKELNSS; from the coding sequence ATGTTTCCTGTGAGACTCCTGCAGccatcatacagccctctgtgtgTCTGCAGGGAGGCCGCCCTCAGTCCCCGGTCAGGTACACGACTCATGGCTGACCTGCTGGAAGATGACATGATGCACATGATGAAGAGCATGGAGAGAAGAATGAACTGTGTCAACCAGCTTCTGGCCCGGGACATGGAGCAGAGAGACCATCTGAACAGGAGTTCTGTGGACTCTGACCGAAACACTTCCACCACAGACAAGGAGGGGAAAGACAACTTTGATCTCACCCTAGAAGTCAGAGGCTTTACTCCTGAGGAGCTGACAGTGAAAACAGAAGGCAGGAGACTCATTGTCTACGGAAAACATGACAAGAAGTCTTCAGAGAATGGCGGCTATTTCCACGAGTATAGAGAGTGGAGAAGAGAAGCTGAGCTCCCGCAGGACGTCAACCCCGAGGACATCCTGTGCTCCCTGTCCAAGGATGGCCAGCTCCGCCTTCAGGCTCCTAGACTGGCGCTGCCCGCTGCTGAAGAAAGGCCTATTTCTATCAATGTTACCCAAAGCCCAGAAGATGGACAACAAAAGATCCAGAGCAAGAAcccagagggagagaaagaacTGAACTCCTCCTGA